From Dehalococcoidales bacterium, a single genomic window includes:
- a CDS encoding phosphoribosylaminoimidazolesuccinocarboxamide synthase produces MDAYESEVLMKTDLPLPAFIRGKVRDTYDLGSHLLIIATDRISAFDIVLPTGIPLKGHVLNRLSSFWFRRTTDIMPNHMTEAIDDVHCLDSYLPAEKRFNYPTYLRGRSMVVKKVKRLPVECVVRGYLSGSAWAEYKKSSTISGIAMPSGLWESQELKQPLFTPTTKADIGHDEPVSKDYIAKNYGAQLAQELEEKSVAVYKAARDYAISKGIIIADTKFEFGIDNGKLVLIDELLTPDSSRFWYAAKYKIGQSQDSMDKQPVRDWLASSGWNKEPPAPALPANIIAETSDRYVKAYERLTGRNLASLT; encoded by the coding sequence ATGGATGCATATGAATCTGAAGTTTTAATGAAGACCGACCTGCCGCTGCCGGCATTTATCCGCGGCAAGGTACGCGATACTTACGACCTAGGCAGTCACCTATTGATTATAGCCACCGACCGTATTTCCGCTTTCGACATCGTCCTGCCTACCGGTATTCCGCTCAAAGGGCATGTACTCAACCGCCTCTCCTCTTTCTGGTTCCGGCGGACGACGGACATTATGCCCAACCACATGACGGAAGCCATCGACGATGTACACTGCCTCGACTCCTACCTGCCGGCGGAAAAACGCTTCAACTACCCCACCTACCTGCGGGGGCGTTCCATGGTAGTGAAAAAGGTAAAGCGCCTGCCGGTGGAATGCGTGGTACGCGGCTACCTTTCCGGCTCAGCCTGGGCGGAATATAAAAAAAGCAGCACCATCTCCGGCATAGCCATGCCCAGCGGCCTGTGGGAAAGCCAGGAGCTGAAGCAGCCGCTCTTTACCCCTACCACCAAGGCGGACATCGGGCATGATGAACCGGTATCCAAAGATTACATCGCCAAGAATTACGGGGCGCAACTGGCGCAGGAGCTCGAAGAAAAAAGCGTGGCTGTTTATAAAGCGGCCCGGGATTACGCCATCAGCAAGGGAATTATCATCGCGGACACCAAGTTCGAGTTCGGCATAGACAACGGCAAACTGGTGCTCATCGACGAGCTGCTGACGCCGGACTCCTCCCGCTTCTGGTATGCCGCCAAGTACAAAATCGGCCAGTCCCAGGACTCGATGGACAAGCAGCCGGTGCGCGACTGGCTGGCGTCATCCGGCTGGAACAAAGAGCCGCCGGCACCGGCGCTGCCGGCGAATATCATCGCCGAGACATCCGATAGATACGTCAAGGCTTACGAAAGACTCACCGGGCGCAACCTGGCGTCTTTAACCTAA
- the purB gene encoding adenylosuccinate lyase translates to MIERYSRPEMKQVWSDENKFTKWLDVEIAVCDAWAETGVIPRQAIPKIKMAKCNLKRMDEILQETRHDMTAFLGSVAESLGEESRYIHLGLTSSDVMDTATSLQLVEAADILMQDVKDLTGILAQKAIEHKYSLMIGRTHGVHAEPISFGLKLALWVDEMRRNLRRLSEAKNIISVGKISGAVGTYATVTPEVEQKACHKLGLQAAPVSNQVLQRDRHAQFVTTLAIMAGSLEKFATEIRALQKTEVREVEEPFGAGQTGSSAMPHKRNPELSERVCGLARLVRGYALTSLENIALWHERDISHSSNERITLPDSCLAMDYILTLFASVMKRLQVFPERMKKNLELTRGLVFSQRIMLALIDKGLSRQNAYEIVQKNATKAWQGNRSFLKLIKADAAVMKTLTAAELDKIFDYQFYLQHVDEIFLRLGLTKSQWQGSFPDNTEM, encoded by the coding sequence ATGATTGAACGGTATTCCCGCCCGGAAATGAAACAGGTATGGTCGGACGAAAACAAGTTCACCAAATGGCTGGACGTGGAAATAGCCGTGTGCGACGCCTGGGCGGAAACGGGCGTTATTCCCCGCCAGGCCATCCCCAAGATAAAGATGGCCAAGTGCAACCTCAAGCGCATGGATGAAATCCTCCAGGAAACCCGGCACGACATGACCGCTTTCCTGGGCTCCGTGGCCGAAAGCCTAGGGGAGGAGTCCCGCTACATCCACCTCGGGCTGACATCATCAGACGTTATGGACACGGCCACCAGCCTGCAACTGGTGGAAGCCGCCGATATTTTAATGCAGGACGTTAAAGACCTTACCGGCATCCTGGCGCAGAAGGCAATCGAGCATAAATACTCCCTGATGATAGGGCGCACTCACGGCGTCCACGCCGAGCCCATCTCCTTCGGGTTGAAACTGGCGCTCTGGGTGGACGAAATGAGACGCAACCTGCGCCGCCTTTCCGAAGCTAAAAATATCATCTCGGTAGGCAAGATTTCCGGGGCGGTAGGCACCTATGCCACGGTCACGCCGGAAGTGGAACAGAAAGCCTGCCACAAGCTGGGACTCCAGGCCGCACCGGTTTCCAACCAGGTACTACAGCGAGACCGCCACGCGCAGTTCGTCACTACCCTGGCCATCATGGCCGGCTCGCTAGAAAAGTTCGCCACGGAAATAAGGGCGCTGCAAAAAACAGAAGTTCGCGAGGTGGAGGAGCCGTTCGGCGCCGGGCAGACCGGCTCATCGGCGATGCCGCACAAGCGTAACCCGGAGCTTTCCGAAAGGGTATGCGGGCTGGCACGCCTGGTACGCGGCTACGCCCTGACATCGCTGGAAAACATCGCGCTATGGCACGAAAGGGATATCAGCCACTCCTCCAACGAACGCATCACCCTGCCGGACTCCTGCCTGGCGATGGACTACATTTTAACGCTCTTCGCCTCGGTAATGAAACGATTACAGGTCTTCCCGGAGCGGATGAAAAAGAACCTGGAGCTTACCCGGGGGCTGGTCTTTTCCCAGAGAATCATGCTGGCGCTGATCGACAAGGGGCTGAGCCGGCAAAACGCCTATGAGATAGTCCAGAAAAACGCTACCAAGGCGTGGCAAGGCAACAGGAGCTTTTTAAAGCTGATAAAAGCCGACGCCGCAGTGATGAAAACCCTGACCGCGGCAGAGCTGGACAAGATATTCGACTACCAGTTCTATTTACAGCACGTAGACGAGATTTTCCTCCGGCTGGGACTGACTAAAAGCCAGTGGCAGGGAAGCTTTCCGGACAACACAGAAATGTGA
- the purE gene encoding 5-(carboxyamino)imidazole ribonucleotide mutase, translating into MPLVGVVMGSKSDSEVIQSALDVLTSLGIEYEVSVISAHRTPEKAKQYAQSARERGIAVVIAAAGMAAHLPGVLASWTTLPVIGIPIASGELKGVDALYSIVQMPPGIPVACMAIGAAGAKNAAYLAAEILGLKHDKIRLAYEKYRAELQG; encoded by the coding sequence CGAGGTTATACAGTCGGCGCTGGACGTGCTGACCAGCCTCGGCATTGAATACGAGGTCAGCGTTATATCCGCCCACCGCACGCCGGAAAAAGCCAAGCAGTACGCGCAGTCCGCCCGGGAGCGGGGTATCGCGGTGGTCATCGCCGCGGCGGGGATGGCGGCGCATTTGCCCGGCGTGCTGGCCAGCTGGACCACGCTGCCGGTAATAGGCATACCCATAGCCAGCGGGGAGCTGAAGGGGGTGGACGCGCTTTATTCCATCGTCCAAATGCCCCCGGGGATACCGGTGGCCTGCATGGCCATAGGGGCGGCCGGAGCGAAAAACGCCGCTTACCTGGCCGCCGAGATTCTTGGGCTGAAACATGATAAAATAAGACTGGCTTACGAAAAATACCGCGCCGAGCTACAAGGGTAA